From Daucus carota subsp. sativus chromosome 6, DH1 v3.0, whole genome shotgun sequence, the proteins below share one genomic window:
- the LOC108226690 gene encoding reticulon-like protein B8 — translation MGGEITPDKLLHNVMETLSGGDGGTSRQNSGSFLHKETPNSDTSKFSKLFGRQKPVHHVLGGGTSADVLLWRNKKISGSVISGFTAVWVLFEWLNYHFLQLFCFAVVLGMLGQFVLSNASAIFKRSPPKVPRLLLPDNLFVNIAIFIGAELNRGLGFLQDVACGGNIKQFLVVVASLWAAAVVGSWCNFLTVVYIGFVAAHTLPVLYEKYDDQIDAIVYYILGQLQNKYRDFDASVLSRIPRREYNAKKYE, via the exons ATGGGCGGGGAGATTACACCCGACAAACTGCTCCATAATGTTATGGAAACACTCTCTGGTGGTGATGGTGGTACTTCTAGGCAGAACTCAGGGTCATTTTTGCATAAGGAGACCCCGAATTCTGATACTTCCAAGTTTAGCAAACTTTTTGGTCGCCAGAAACCTGTTCACCATGTTTTGGGAGGTGGCACAT CTGCTGACGTGCTACTGTGGAGGAACAAAAAGATCTCAGGCAGTGTGATAAGTGGGTTCACTGCAGTGTGGGTGCTGTTTGAATGGCTTAAttaccattttcttcaactctTCTGCTTTGCTGTGGTTCTTGGTATGCTTGGTCAGTTTGTTTTGTCAAATGCTTCTGCCATATTCAAAAG ATCACCTCCTAAAGTCCCTCGTCTGCTCTTGCCTGATAATCTATTTGTCAACATTGCTATCTTCATTGGTGCTGAGTTGAATCGGGGATTGGGTTTTCTTCAGGATGTTGCTTGTGGTGGAAATATAAAGCAGTTTCTAGTG GTTGTAGCAAGCTTGTGGGCAGCTGCTGTGGTCGGAAGCTGGTGCAATTTTCTGACTGTTGTGTATATTG GTTTCGTTGCTGCCCACACACTCCCTGTTCTGTATGAGAAGTATGATGATCAAATCGATGCTATTGTCTACTACATTCTTGGGCAACTTCAGAATAAATATAGAGACTTTGATGCAAGTGTGCTCAGCCGAATTCCCAGGAGAGAATACAATGCtaaaaagtatgaataa
- the LOC108227690 gene encoding protein PAT1 homolog 1: MERSDAKQLDQFSASSTSDAALFDASQYAFFGQDGAEDVELGGLEDEVNDVPALGFGDDEYHLFDKEEGSVIGSLSDVDDLATTFSKLNRVVTGPRHPGVIGDRGSGSFSRESSSAAEWSQDIDFPDWLDQHISDTESCQESKRWSSQPHLASVLLSESKPIYRTSSYPLQQHQQQFPSDTNLEPKSAFTSYPPPGSIPQLSSPRQHSRHLNVSSLGSGSQIPFSAPNLSPMSNSNIHMSSMPHGYRYSGNMSHLVSPGISLGSGSQNNWHNHAGLLHGDHSILLNNILQQQLSHQNNLVSPHLISQQQQLQQHRLNLPIQPSLAHFSSLQSQFYNTLPSPTSHLRKHRSAEMRDQRPKVSQRGKHARLSQQNSDASQQSDYNWPQFRSKHMTADEIESILRMQHAATHSSDPYIDDYYHQARLAKKSTESRSKIRFCPAHLKEPSSRSRNNSESQPHLQVDSHGRVSFSSIRTPQPLLEVDLPFSASGEGSADQKMSERPLEQEPMLAARITIEDGLRVLLDVEDIDRFLQYSQPQDGGSQLRRRRQILLDGLAASLQLADPLGKSGKSVGLNPKDDIVFLRLVSLPKGRKLISKYLQLLFPGGELARIVCMTIFRHLRFLFGGLPSDPEAAKTITSLAKTVTECVTGMDLNSLSACIAAVVCSSEQPPLRPLGSSAGDGASIILKCVLERATLLLTNPQASSNRILPNPVLWQASFDAFFGLLTKYCLGKYDSIMQSIYAQNTQPSSDVINTEAARAINKEMPVELLRASLPHTNDNQRKLLLDFAQRSMPVSGINAHGGDGGHVTPEFVRG; this comes from the exons ATGGAGAGATCTGATGCTAAACAATTAGACCAGTTTTCAGCAAGCTCTACCTCTG ATGCTGCACTTTTTGATGCATCACAATATGCATTTTTTGGACAAGATGGAGCGGAAGATGTTGAGTTGGGAGGTCTGGAAGACGAGGTGAATGATGTACCTGCACTTGGTTTTGGCGATGATGAATATCATTTGTTTGACAAGGAAGAG GGATCAGTTATAGGATCTCTATCTGATGTGGATGATCTGGCAACCACATTCTCAAAG TTAAACAGAGTTGTTACCGGACCTAGACATCCTGGAGTTATTGGTGATCGAGGGTCTGGCTCCTTTTCAAGGGAAA GTTCTTCTGCCGCTGAATGGTCACAAGACATAGATTTTCCTGACTGGTTAGATCAGCATATATCTGACACAGAAAGCTGCCAGGAAAGTAAACGATGGTCTTCCCAACCACATCTTGCGTCCGTCTTACTTTCTGAGTCAAAACCTATTTACAGGACATCTTCATACCCGCTACAACAACACCAGCAACAATTTCCTAGTGATACTAATTTAGAACCAAAGTCAGCTTTTACTTCCTACCCTCCTCCAGGTAGCATACCTCAACTGTCTTCACCTCGCCAACATTCACGACATCTAAATGTATCATCTCTGGGTAGTGGGTCTCAGATTCCCTTCTCTGCACCAAACCTTTCTCCTATGTCCAACTCTAATATTCATATGTCTAGCATGCCTCATGGGTACCGTTATAGTGGAAATATGTCTCATTTAGTCTCTCCTGGTATTTCTCTTGGTAGTGGGTCACAAAACAATTGGCACAACCATGCAGGGTTACTTCATGGGGATCATTCCATTCTCTTAAATAACATTTTGCAACAGCAATTGTCTCATCAGAATAATTTGGTTTCCCCACATTTGATCTCTCAGCAGCAGCAGTTGCAACAGCACAGGCTCAATCTTCCAATTCAACCATCTTTGGCTCATTTTTCATCACTGCAATCCCAGTTTTATAATACCCTTCCTTCTCCAACATCACACCTGAGAAAACATAGATCAGCTGAGATGCGAGATCAACGGCCTAAAGTATCACAAAGAGGTAAACATGCTCGTTTATCTCAACAAAATTCTGATGCTAGCCAGCAGAGTGATTATAACTGGCCGCAATTTAGATCTAAACATATGACAGCTGATGAAATAGAAAGTATTCTTAGAATGCAGCATGCTGCAACACATAGCAGTGACCCCTACATAGATGATTATTACCACCAAGCTCGTCTAGCCAAAAAATCTACTGAATCAAGGTCAAAGATTCGCTTCTGCCCAGCTCACCTGAAGGAGCCCTCTTCTCGATCACGTAACAATTCAGAATCCCAGCCGCATCTTCAGGTTGATTCTCATGGACGGGTTTCGTTTTCTTCTATCCGTACACCTCAGCCTCTCCTTGAAGTTGATCTTCCTTTCTCTGCTTCTGGTGAGGGTAGTGCTGATCAGAAAATGTCTGAGAGACCTTTAGAACAGGAGCCCATGCTGGCAGCTAGAATAACAATTGAGGACGGCCTTCGTGTCCTTCTTGATGTTGAGGACATCGACAGGTTCCTACAGTATAGTCAACCCCAAGATGGTGGGTCTCAGCTGAGACGGAGGCGACAAATATTGTTAGATGGTTTGGCAGCTTCACTTCAACTTGCTGACCCTCTAGGGAAAAGTGGAAAATCAGTCGGGCTAAATCCCAAGGATGACATTGTATTTTTACGGCTGGTATCTCTTCCTAAAGGTCGAAAGCTTATTTCAAAATACCTTCAGCTTCTTTTTCCTGGTGGTGAGTTGGCTCGAATAGTTTGCATGACTATCTTCCGTCACTTGAGGTTTTTATTTGGTGGCCTTCCCTCTGATCCCGAAGCCGCCAAAACTATCACCAGTCTTGCAAAGACGGTTACTGAATGCGTTACTGGCATGGACCTGAATTCTCTGAGTGCATGTATTGCTGCAGTAGTTTGTTCTTCAGAGCAACCTCCCCTTCGTCCACTCGGTAGTTCTGCTGGAGATGGAGCATCTATTATCTTAAAATGTGTCTTGGAGAGGGCAACACTGCTCTTAACAAATCCTCAGGCCTCTAGCAACCGTATTCTGCCTAATCCTGTTCTGTGGCAGGCTTCATTTGATGCCTTTTTTGGTCTTCTTACCAAGTATTGCCTGGGTAAATATGACAGCATTATGCAATCTATATATGCACAAAACACCCAACCTAGCTCAGATGTTATTAATACAGAGGCAGCCAGAGCTATAAACAAAGAAATGCCTGTAGAACTTCTACGTGCTAGTCTTCCTCACACAAATGATAATCAGAGGAAGCTGCTACTTGATTTTGCTCAGCGGTCTATGCCAGTAAGTGGAATTAATGCTCATGGTGGAGATGGTGGCCATGTTACTCCGGAATTTGTCCGTGGTTAG